The genomic interval TACCTCCATTGGATTTACGGTCCGTATGTAAATGGTCTGGTTGCTGCAGGGCGGGCGACGGACGACCGGGTTTTTACGCGGCTTGCGGAATCGATCGGGAAACGCGCCGGCTGGGGTGCTCTTCAGTGGGGCTGGGTAGCCAATCATCACGCCACGCTTCAGTCCTGGATTGAGCTCTATGAACAGGATCCGGACCCGGTTAAAATTGCCGAAACGGTGAAATCGCTGGATTTTTATATTGAAAAAAACGCCGGTGCAGACGACGACATGCGGTTCGTTAAAAAGAATGAATATAAATGGTCGTGGTGTGATGCGCTTTATATGTCGCCACCGGCCTTCGCACGGTTGGCGAAGGTGACCGGCGACGATAAATATCTCGAATTTCTGCACAAATGGTGGTGGATTGCGTCGGATTTTTATTACAGCCCGGAGCATCAGCTCTATTTCCGCGATCAAAGTTTTTTCACCAAAAAAGCACCAAACGGACAGCCGGTATTCTGGTGCCGTGGTAATGGCTGGGTGATTGGCGGACTCGTCCGTGTTCTCCAGTATCTGGAAGCGAACGATCCCATGCGGCCGAAGTATGAAGCACAGCTGAAGGCCATGCTGGGTAAGTTGAAAGAAATCCAGTGCAACGACGGCTTGTGGCATGGAAGTTTACTTGATCCGATGTCGCCGGATCAGCCGGACACCAGCGGCAGCGGTTTTATTCTGTATGGATTTGCCTATGCGGTGAATGAAGGGTTGATTTCAAAGGCCGAGTATATGCCGGTGATTGAAAAAGCCTGGCCGGCACTGCTTTCTCACGTCAGTCCGGAAGGGGAATTTATCGGGGTTCAGCCGGTAGGAGACAGCCCGAGAGGATTTGATCCGGACTATTCAATTCCGTATGGCACCGGCGCATTCCTGCTGGCAGCAGGTGAAGTGTATAAAATGGAGCGCTAAGGTGATGCTGAAGGTCTACAGATCGCCTGCCGAAGCTGACCATGTCCGATGGTTTCAACTGGAGAAAAATAATGTTTAAAAAGATGATGATGTCTATACTCGTGATCGGTTCGGTTTCCGCTGTAAGCACTCTGGCGGGAAAAAAAGCGGACCCCATTGCAAATTATGACCGTACAGCAGACCGGCATGCATTCACTGTTTTCATGGAAAACGGTGGATGGTGCTGGTTTCAGGATCCGCGTGCTGTTTTACAGGGCGATTATCTGGTGATTGGCGGGGTATCGGGGAACGGTTCCGGTGCAGCTTTAATCGGGTCGTATGACCTGAAAAGTAAAAAAGTGCTCGGTTCATTTGTTGCCAAAGACCGGTTCAATCGGGATGACCATAATTCACCGGCGTTTTATGCCCGTCCGGACGGATCGCTGCTGGCGGTGTATGCGCGGCATGGCTGGGAAAAGTTTCACTATTTCCGGATTTCAACATCGCCCGATTTTACGCAGTGGGGGCCGGAGCAACGGATTCAGCATGCAGATTTCCTGACGGACAAAAAAGATAAGGTTACCTACATGAACCTTTACAACATGAGTGCCGAGGGAAAGCTGTATAACTTTTATCGGGGTATGGAATATAATCCGACGTTTTGCACATCAACCGATCAGGGGCTGAGCTGGAGTGAGGACACACATTTTATCCAGAGTGAAGTTGATGGGCGTAACCGGCCGTATGCCCGTTATGCCGGTAACGGAAAGGATACGGTATACGTCAGTTTTACCGATGGCCATCCGCACGTCTTTGGCAACAATCTCTATTATGCCGAATTTCGTGGCGGGTCATTTTATCGCGCAGATGGCACGTTGATTAAATCATTAAAAACCGACGGCCCGTTACGCCCGAGCGAGGCCGAGCTGATTTATCACGGGAGTAATGTAAAAGTGAAACAGTCTACGAATGCCGCCTGGACCAGCTCGATGGTTTTTGATGCAGAAGGGTATCCGCATATCGGATATACAGTACATCTTTCGGCAAGCGATCTGCGCTATCGGATTGCATCGTGGGACGGCACCCAATGGCATGACCGGGAAGTGGCCTTTGGCGGGAAATGTCTCTACAGGAGCCAGACCAGCTATACCGGGTTGATTACACTCGATCCGAAAGATCCTTCGTATGTAGTGATCTCAACGGATGTGGATCCGAATAGCGGAGTCGATCGCGGTGGTAAGCACGAGATTTATCGTGCCGGAGTGGCGTTGGCTGATAACACGCAGACGATTGAGTGGGAAGCGGTCACGAAAAATTCGCCGGTCCGGAATATTCGGCCGATTATTCTGAACGACGGAACCCGCCGGGTCGTGCTTTGGAACCGGGGCGACTATCAGAGCTATACCGACTATGACCTCGATACGGTCGGCTATGAAGAAAAACTGTCGATTGAACGGTAAGCTAAGTGGAAGAGAAAATGAAACGGATGTTCATCGGGATATTGGCACTTTTTTGTATAACCACCCATGCGGGAAAGGGGTTGGCGGTATTTGACAATGGTTTGACCGATGTGAAGTCGGTGGATGCCCAGGCGGAGCTGCTCAACAGACTGGGTTATCGCGGGATCTGTTCGCGGCCGTCCAATTGTACTCCGGAGTTGCTGGAGGCTTTTGATCGATCGGGGTTGGAGATCGTCTATAGTTTTGTGACGCTTAAAGCTGATGTCAGGGATATTCCCGCTTCTGTTGTCCGGCATATCGAGTCGTTGAAGGGCCGGAATACGATCATCTGGTTGGCACTGACCGGCCGGAATGTTTCGGATGAACAGGCGGTGTCGGTGATTCGAAAGGTCTATGACCTCGCAAAGATGAACGGCCTTGATACCGTGCTTTATCCACATATCGGTTATCGTACGGATACCATTATTCGAACGGAACATTTACGGAAGCTGGCTGATCGTCCGGATCTCGGAATCAGTTTCAACCTCTGCCATTTTCTTGCGCAGAACGATCCCGAAAAGCTGGAGGAAACGATCCGGTTTATCGGGCCGAACCTGAATGTGGTGCTGCTCAGCGGAGCAAACCGGATTCCGGTTCCAAAGAACGATTGGGGCGAGCTCATTCTGCCGCTGGGGGCTGGAACGTTTGATATGCACCGGGTTTTCCGGGTGCTTGACGAAGTCGGATATGACGGTTCGTTTTGCCTGCAATGCTACAAAGTGCCTGGTCCCGCGGAAAAGCATCTGCGTCAGTCGATGGATGCATGGAATAAATACGCCGAGGCGTGCGAGGTTAAAGAGCCATGATGAAGAAGGCACCGAAGTCTGCGGGCGGGGCGATGGCAGTCGCCGAAGTTCTGAAGAAGCCTGATGGAAAATAAGAGAGCTCTTAGGGTGGTATCTGCGGTCGCCTTTAAATGTAAGTCAGAAAAATAAACGAAATCTGTCGTTTGAGGATAATGGGATATGAAAACAGGAATCATCGTTTTAGCACTCGTCGCCGCCGGTTTAGTACAGGCCGCCGAAAAACCAAACGTTGTCGTAATTTTGACGGACGATCAGGGGTGGGCGGATATTGGATATAATAATCCGGAACATGTTTACACGCCCAATCTCGATAAGCTGGCTGAAACCGGCGCGCGGTTTGAAAATCATTATGTGATGCCGCAGTGTACGCCGACGCGCGTGGCCTGTTTTACCGGACGTTATCCCGGCCGGTTTGGTCGGGCGCCGCTGAAAGCGACGAACGATCAGTGTTTCCCGGTCGGGACACCCACGCTGGCTACGATGATGAAGTCAGCCGGATATAAAACCTATCTGATGGGAAAGTGGCATATGGGGGCAAAGCCGGGCGATGGTCCGAATCAGCACGGCTTTGATTATAGTTATGGTTCTATTCCCGGAGCGGTGGGAATGTATGACCATCACTACCGGAAAGGCGCATTTTATAAAGCGTGGCACCGGAATGAAGAATTCATTGAAGGGGCTGAAAACGGAACGCATGCCACTGATCTGATTGCCGCCGATGCGGTTCGCATTATCCATCAGAAGCATGAACAGCCGTTTTTCATGATGCTCACGTTCCACGCACCGCATACTCCGTTGGATGAACGCGGACCGTTTGTTGATCGTCCGACGCAGCTCGATCCGGAGAATCCAAAGCGATGGCTGAATGAAGATGAAATTAAATGGTTCAACGATCCGAAAGGAAAAATTCAATCGGAACCCGATCCGGAAAAACGGTTGCTGCTGGCGGCGGTCTATCATGTGGATGATGCCATCGGCCGGGTGGTGAATGCGCTCGAAGAAAACGGCCTGCGTGAAAATACTCTGATTTTGTTTTCGTCTGATAACGGGCCGCAGGGTTCATGGGATGGGCATGCGTATCCGGACGATCTGAAGTTGACTCATTATAATCAGCCGGTTCCGATGCGCGGGAAAAAATGCGATGTTTACGAAGGCGGTATTCATGTGCCGGGACTGGCCAACTGGCCCGGACGGATTGAACCGAAAACCGTTACCGATCAAGTGCATATCATCGATTGGTTTCCTACTCTTGGAAATCTGATCGGGGTGGACGTTCCTGAAAACCTGGATGGCACGGATTTAGGTCCCGTACTCTTCGGTGATGACTCCCTGAAAAAGCGCGACCTTTACTGGATCTGGAATCCGGCCACGAACAAATGGGCGCTGCGCTTCGGCGATTGGAAGATTGTCCGCTATAGCAAAGACGAGCCGAAACAGCCAACGGACTGGCAATTGTTTAACCTGAAACAAGATCCGAAAGAAAAAAACGATATTGCAAAAATGCACCCGGAAGTACTTGAGCGGCTGCACGGTTTATTTCTTGAGCAGCGGGCTAAGGATAAGAAACAGTAAACGCACGTATATTCAGGAGAATTATATGAAATTATTTCGAGCTTTTATTTTGTGTCTGGTGGCGCATCAGGCCTTTGCAGATAAAGCTGTATCGTCTCGCTGGACCATGCATGCGGACACGCCTGCAAATAAGTGGGAAGACGCATTTGTTACGGGTAACGGCCGTCACGGTACCATGGTCATGGGCCGACCCGGGAAGGAGATTATTACGTGCGTACACGAAGAACTGTTTATTTCGGCCTGGGATCGGGACATTGTCGCAGTTGCAGATATCGCCTATTTACTGCCGGAAATACGTGCTTTAATTCGGGAGGGGAAACCTGCCGATGCGGCAACACTTGCGGTTAAGGCTGCAGGAAAAGAGTTGGCTCCGAAAGGGGTCACCAATAATGGCTGGCCGGTGGTTCCGCACCCGGCTTTTGATTTAGAACTGGAGTTTAAGCAGGAGGGAGAGACGCAAAACTATCGCCGGGAATTGAATCTGGAGACCGGCGAGGCGTTTTCCCGCTGGGGCGATGCCGGTCATCAGGTGGAACAACGCGTTTTTTCTTCGAGAGCTCACAATGTAAATGTGGTGGAGCTGCGGGCGCCGGGCAGTCATAAACTGGATCTTTCGATGCGCCTGATCGAGCGGCCCGGGCGTATTCGGAAAGATGCTCCGGTTTACCGAAACGTAGAGATGAACGGGGCCTTCAGTTCGATTTCAGCGGAAAGTGCGCCCGGGTGGCTGTTTTACCATGCGAATTATGCACTCGACAGCGGGGGTTACGATGGTGTTGCCCGAGTGACCCTTGATGGGGGTAGAATGGTGGACGAGGGCAATGGGCTGCGTATACAGGGCGCAGATCGTGTGCTGATCGTGATTCAGATTGATCCATCGGATGATGGACGTGTGTCTCAGCGGAAAAGGATGCAGGCGGAGCTGCGTGCCCTGCCGAAGGATTATGCCGGTCTCTTCGCGCCTCATGCGAATCTGCATAGGGAAATGTTCGGGCGGGTTACGCTGGATCTGGGGTGCGGAACAAGATGGCAGACGGACTCTATTGAAAAGGTGCTGGCAGACACGCATCAAAACGGGGTGAATGCTCATTTTCTGGAGATGGTCCATGCAATGGGCCGTTATCTCCTTATATCGACCAGCGGAAAATATCCGGCTCCTTTACAGGGGATCTGGGGGGCGGCTGGCGGCCACGATGGGGCGGAAGTTTTACGACCAATTCCAATGTGAATCTTGCGATCTCTTCGTTTGGAATGGGAAATTTTCCGGAGATTGCGGAGGCCTATTATCAGTTTATAGTACGGCAGCTGCCGGGGTGGCGCATTAATGCAAAGTATCATACCGGATGCCGTGGGATTCTGGCTTCGTTGAATACGGATCCCGAAACCGGATATGAGACGCATTTTACGGTTAGCCATCCGGCGCTCTACTGGGTTGGCGGAACGGGCTGGAATATCCGGCCGCTCTACGATTATGCGTTGCTGAGCGGGGATGCGACCTTCATGAAAGAGAAGGTGCTGCCGCTCTATCAGGAACTCGGCCTCTTTTACGAAGACTATCTGCTGAAGGGGAAGATGGGGTGTACGATATCATTCCCAGTCAATCACCGGAAAATAATCCCGGCGGAAAACGCGGTGCTCGATTAACGGAAAACAGCACGTTCAGCGTGGCTGTGGCCCGTGAAACGTTTGCCATTTTACTGGAGCTGGGCGAGCAGTTTGATCTGCCCGCTGAAGAGATGGCGAAGTGGAAAGAGATTCATGATCACCTTCCGGCATATCGGATCAATAAGGACGGGGCTTTGGCCGAGTGGATTCCCGAGCAATACCAGGACAATTATGCGCACCGTCATAACTCTCATCTCTATCCTGTATATCCGGGAATGGAGCTGGTGGGGCCGAATGTGAATCCCGAGCTGGATCAGGCGGTCCGTGTTGCCTTGGATAAACGGTTTAAGTATGACACCTCTTCAGCACATGGGTTAATGCATGCTGCACTGATGGCCTCCCGCCTGCATGATGTGGAAAAAGTACGTGTAAATCTGCATCGGTTTGCAACAAGGAATTATCTTTCCAACGGATTTGTTACCTCTCATGACCCGAATCATAAGGTCTACAATCTCGATGCCGCATTGAGTCTCCCGCGCTTATTGATGGAGATGCTGGTCTTTTCGCGTCCTGGATATGTTGACTTCATGCCGGGGTGGCCCGCTGATTATCCGGATGGTTCCGTGCAGGGGATCCTTGTTCGGGGCGGGCATAAAATTGATATCTCCTGGTCCGGCGGAAAACTGGAATCGGCCGTTTTGTATGCGGGTTTTGATGGAAAATGCACGGTGCGCTATGGCGACATTTCCCGGGATCTAAAATTAGAAGCCGGTCAGGCATACCGAATCGGTCCCGCGCTGCAGTCGCTTTAAGTTACGGATGAATGTTGACCGGCATTCCGCCGTGGCGGAAAAAAGTCCATGAAAAAGAAACCGCTTCCACCATAAAAATCAGCGAGTGTCCTGTGCGGGAAGATCATGCACTCATCGGAAATTTCGCCGGAGAAAACGTCGTGCCCGAAAGTATTTTGCAATATGTCGGGAGGAAATCCACCCGGCGCAGTCCGCTGAGGGGATTGCGGTTTGACTGTGTTGTAGCCTGGGACGGTGCACAGATCCGGATTCGTATGAACCGGAGGGCGCGTGCGGGGGAGTGGATTTCTGCATCGATGAATTGTGGCAGAGAATATATCTCCGCATTTCAACAGTTTGCGCGTTCTTCCGCAAGGGGCAGAAGAATGGTAAAGACGGCCCCGTTGCTGTTATGTCCCTGAATGGTTCCGCGGTGGGCTTCCACAAGGCTTTTAACAATCGACAGGCCGAGGCCGGCGCCGCCCTGTTCGCGGGACCGCGATTTATCGGCGCGGTAAAAGCGTTCAAAAACATGGGGGAGAGAATCAGGCGGTATACCGTCTCCCTCGTCAGAAACCGTTATGACGGCGTGGTCGCCACTTTGCGTTAACATCACGTGTATGGGACAGCCTGTGGGATTGTGCTGAATGGCATTGCGTATCAGATTCATGAGTATCTGCTGGATACGGGTTTCATCCACATCGGCGTTCAGCGCGCTTTCCGGGGTCTGCAGGTCGATGGGGTGAAGATCGGAGAGCCGAGCGGCATCTTCAACGGCCTGGGCAATAACGGGATTGAGGGGCTGCACGGTTTTATTCAGGGGGGCTTCTTTTCCATCAATGCGGGTCAGATCAAGCAGGCTGTCGGCCATGGATTTCATCCGTATCCCGGCCCGCTGGCAGGCTTTCAGAATCGATTGATATTCATCAGGAGTGCGCACTTTTTTCAGCCCGGCCTGGGTTTGGGCGAGTACGACCGCAATCGGGGTGCGCAGTTCGTGCGAGGCATCGGCGGAAAACCGTTTCTGGTTTTCAATGGCGTCGTCGAGATGATCGAAGGAGCGGTTCAGGGTGCCGGCCAGACTCTCCAGTTCTTCCGGCGCATCGGCCAGTTTAATTCGACGGCTGTGCGCTCCTGCTGAAATTTCTTCTGCGGTCCGGCTGATTTCCAGGATCGGTTTCAATGCCCGGCTGATGATGTAACGGCCACCGCTGTATCCGAGCAGAAAAATGCTGCAGCCGATGAGGATCAGGTATCCGCGCAGATACCGGAGCTGATGTCGGACTTCTGCCAGAGGTCGGCCGATCACTACGAGGGCACCGGAGGGATGGCGGGTAATCAGTTCGCGTGCGTTCTGATGGGTGATGTAGATCCGGTCGCTGTTCTGCTGAGCATAGAAAGCGTATTGAACATTCGGAATACTGCCGATCTGGTGGGTTGGATGGCCTTCAGGATCCCATACAGCCAGATAAAGGTTTTTATCCTGCAGCTGATCCGGATCGGGCGCAGCTTTATCCTCCGGGGAGACCGCTTCTCTTGTCGGCCGGTCAAACTGTGTTTCACGATCCGGCGGCGGGCGGTCGATAGGGCTTTGAAAATCTGGTCTCCGCTTGTCTGGCGGGGCGACGGCAGGAAGGATTTCAATCAGGGATTCCTGCAGTTCCGTGTCGATCCGGCCGATTGCCGATTTGCGCTGCAGATGATAGTGCAGAGACAATAACGTGATCAGCACTGCGGCGAGCAGCAGCATATTCCACATGATCAGCATCCAGCGGATGGAACGGTGGGCTTTCATTCAGGCTCCTATGGTATAGCCGATGCCGCGGCGGGTTTTGATATATTCACCGCCCAGTTTGCGGCGTGCGTTACAGATATGAACATCCAGCACATTCGAGAGGGAGTCATCATCTTCATTGAAGAGATGTTCATACAGTTCTGTGCGGCTGACGACGGCGTCGCGATGCATCATGAGATATTGAATCAGGGCGTATTCCAATGCGGTAAGTTTGACGGGAGTGCCTTCGACTGAAACGGTTTTTTTGGCAGTATCGATTTTCAGCCCTTGAAACGTGAGGGTGGTCGTGGCTTTTCCGGCGGCGCGGCGGATCAGCGCCCGAAGCCGGGCGGCGAGTTCATCCATATCGAACGGTTTGACCATAAAATCGTCGGAGCCCAGATCCAATCCTCTGATCCGGTCATCCACAGCACCGCGTGCGGTCAGAATAAGGACCGGTGTATCTTTAACTTTGCGCAGTTTTTCCATCACTTCCCAGCCGTCCATGCGGGGCATCATGATGTCGAGAATGATGGCGTCATAGTTCCACTCCACCGCCATATAAAATCCCTCTTCGCCATCTTCCGCCTGGTCGACGGCATAGCCTTCGTCTTTCAGCGACATTGCCAGCGCTTCTCTGAGATCCGTTTCATCTTCCACAATCAGCAACTTCATAGCTGTCTCCTAACACACACTGTAATGTGGGCTTTATAGGCTGGCGAACCTTAAGATCAGATTAAGTTTCGGGAATGGCACGTTTTATACCATTTACTAAAACATTCCGGTCTTAACGACAGCGTTATTCCGCGCAGCGACGCAGCGTGCGCGGAGCCATTTATGACTGAATTTCTCTGCGTCCTCAGCGCCTTTGCGAGGGATCAAATTTATACCGGATAGTTTTAACGTTTGGTAAAAGGGGGGCTTTTTCGATTCGCCGGCCTGCAGGAGATGCGCTTCACGTATTCTTAAGGCAGCGGGTGCTATGTTCACATTCAACGATCGCAAAGGCCGTAGAGAACATTTCACCAACAAGAATGGAGAAACTATGAAAACACAACTCATCATCGCCGCCGTATTCGCCGCCGTATTCGCCGCCGGAGCCGCTCTGGCGCAACAGCAGGGCGGGCAGGAACGCCGCGAACCTCCGACCGCTGAGCAGCTGATTGCCCGGCTGGATAAAGATAACGACGGAAAGATATCGAAGACGGAATTCGATGGCCCTGCCGCGCATTTCACGCAGTTCGATGCCAACGGGGACGGATACCTGACCACAGACGAACTGCCGTCCGGATCTCCGAATCAGCAGCAGCGTCAGAATGGCGGTCAAGGTATGCAGCAGGGGAATCAGAGCGGACCACGCAGCAGCAGTTCCGGTGCGGATTTTGTGACGCGGCTCGATAAAGACGGCGACGGCAAGGTCTCGAGCACTGAATTCGACGGTCCGTCCGATCATTTTACGCAGCTGGACAAGGATGGCGATGGTTTCATCAGTTCGTCCGAAGCTCCATCAGGGCCCCCGCAGGGACAGCGCGGCGATCGCCGGTAATAATCTGTCCGGCTGTCCGGGAATATCCGCCTCCTCCCAATCCCAGGATACCCCGGGCAGTCGGCTGTTTCCTTCCTCCCGACAATGGATCCGGTCATTGGAATTTTCCAGTGGCCGGATTTTTTTTGGGGGGGGAAAGAAAAAACGGACTTAACCTTTCCTTAAGGGTTCTTCCGCTACTCTCGGTTTCAACGATTGGAAAATCAACCCGCGGAGGCTGCTCATGGCAATCGACAGAATAGATGGATGTATCGGGTGCGGAACCTGTGTTACGGCGTGTCCGACCGATGTTTTAAGGCTGAATGAAAAAACCGGAAAGGCGGAGATTAAATATCTGCAGGAGTGTCAGGTGTGTTACCTGTGCGCTCAGTACTGTCCGGTGGATGCGATAACGATAACCGATGGAAGAGTGATTCCTTCCGTAACGGCATGGGGGTGAATTCATGAAAAAGACGGTGTTTCTAACGCTTTATTCTGCACTGTTCGCCGGGGTTCCGATGCTGCTGGCCCTGGGTCAGGATGTGCCGGTGGGGCATACGTATCAGCAGTGGGTGCTCTTTCTGAGTCTGGCCGGTTTCGGGCTTCTGCTGGGGCTCTTCTGGCTTTCCCGGCTCTACGCCCGCGATGCCGCGCCGATGAAATTTTCCAGCACGATGCGCTGGCATAAATATATCGGTTATGCGGCCGGTCTGTTCATGCTCGTGCATCCGGTGCTGATGATCGCCCGGCGTTTCATGGTAGAGGAATCCAATCCGCTGGATAATTTTGTGCTGCTGATTACGTCGCCGCTGATGCTTACGGGGATTATTGCCTGGGTGCTGCTGGTGCTGATTGTTGCTCTGGCCTTTGTCCGTAAACATTTCAAATATCAGACATTCCGCCTCATTCACGGAATTCTTTCCTTTGCTTTTGCTGTTTTTTCAACCTGGCACGTCATCCGGATCGGACGGCACAGCAATCTGGTGATGTCGGTTTTCTGGATACTTGCGGCCGGAACCGCATGCATCAGCCTGTTACTGGCTTATTTCCCGGTCCGGAAAACATCACCCGATAAAATCTATGAAGGAGAAACGCATGAACCCGCTTAATACCAAGTTTAAACGCCGTGGATTTCTCGGTGCGGTCGGAGGCGGCTGCGCGGTG from Verrucomicrobia bacterium S94 carries:
- a CDS encoding sugar phosphate isomerase/epimerase yields the protein MKRMFIGILALFCITTHAGKGLAVFDNGLTDVKSVDAQAELLNRLGYRGICSRPSNCTPELLEAFDRSGLEIVYSFVTLKADVRDIPASVVRHIESLKGRNTIIWLALTGRNVSDEQAVSVIRKVYDLAKMNGLDTVLYPHIGYRTDTIIRTEHLRKLADRPDLGISFNLCHFLAQNDPEKLEETIRFIGPNLNVVLLSGANRIPVPKNDWGELILPLGAGTFDMHRVFRVLDEVGYDGSFCLQCYKVPGPAEKHLRQSMDAWNKYAEACEVKEP
- a CDS encoding HAMP domain-containing histidine kinase, with amino-acid sequence MKAHRSIRWMLIMWNMLLLAAVLITLLSLHYHLQRKSAIGRIDTELQESLIEILPAVAPPDKRRPDFQSPIDRPPPDRETQFDRPTREAVSPEDKAAPDPDQLQDKNLYLAVWDPEGHPTHQIGSIPNVQYAFYAQQNSDRIYITHQNARELITRHPSGALVVIGRPLAEVRHQLRYLRGYLILIGCSIFLLGYSGGRYIISRALKPILEISRTAEEISAGAHSRRIKLADAPEELESLAGTLNRSFDHLDDAIENQKRFSADASHELRTPIAVVLAQTQAGLKKVRTPDEYQSILKACQRAGIRMKSMADSLLDLTRIDGKEAPLNKTVQPLNPVIAQAVEDAARLSDLHPIDLQTPESALNADVDETRIQQILMNLIRNAIQHNPTGCPIHVMLTQSGDHAVITVSDEGDGIPPDSLPHVFERFYRADKSRSREQGGAGLGLSIVKSLVEAHRGTIQGHNSNGAVFTILLPLAEERANC
- a CDS encoding response regulator transcription factor, whose translation is MKLLIVEDETDLREALAMSLKDEGYAVDQAEDGEEGFYMAVEWNYDAIILDIMMPRMDGWEVMEKLRKVKDTPVLILTARGAVDDRIRGLDLGSDDFMVKPFDMDELAARLRALIRRAAGKATTTLTFQGLKIDTAKKTVSVEGTPVKLTALEYALIQYLMMHRDAVVSRTELYEHLFNEDDDSLSNVLDVHICNARRKLGGEYIKTRRGIGYTIGA
- a CDS encoding 4Fe-4S dicluster domain-containing protein, whose amino-acid sequence is MAIDRIDGCIGCGTCVTACPTDVLRLNEKTGKAEIKYLQECQVCYLCAQYCPVDAITITDGRVIPSVTAWG